The proteins below come from a single Burkholderia contaminans genomic window:
- the glaH gene encoding glutarate dioxygenase GlaH, which yields MDAAQVTEIRNPYGLARRERFHVGQNPHHARIRHIEIDQEVLDRFFEQTRGINSQNLEYVPYMRFVLAGKLEAMLGKAFTDTVRSILRDRASGGLTIGVQGATSDSDDYVKFGTAMAHLVGPANHDSMSGTYYARFLVKDTDNSDSYLRQAYRLFTLHTDGTFVDEPTDWLLMMKFSEQNAVGGESRLLHLDDWEQLGQFVNHPLASYKFTYKSPPSKNVGQQVERRTFFNVDGKPGICFIDQFANPESIDHAYYLQSLSESMEASKGTAAIPLPVGDLVMLNNLFWLHGRAPFEKNPGLHRELMRIRGEFTQL from the coding sequence ATGGACGCTGCACAAGTGACTGAAATTAGGAATCCGTATGGATTGGCAAGAAGGGAGCGATTCCACGTCGGACAGAATCCGCATCATGCACGCATTCGCCACATTGAAATCGATCAGGAGGTTCTCGATCGATTCTTTGAGCAAACACGCGGAATCAACAGCCAGAATCTCGAGTATGTGCCGTATATGCGGTTCGTCCTCGCAGGCAAGCTGGAGGCGATGCTCGGGAAGGCCTTCACCGACACCGTGCGGAGCATCCTGCGCGACCGCGCTTCCGGCGGGCTGACCATCGGTGTGCAAGGCGCGACGAGCGACTCGGACGACTACGTGAAGTTCGGCACCGCCATGGCTCATCTTGTCGGGCCAGCCAACCATGACTCGATGTCGGGTACCTACTACGCTCGCTTCCTGGTGAAAGATACGGATAACAGCGATTCCTACCTGCGTCAGGCATATCGCCTGTTCACGCTGCACACCGACGGAACTTTCGTCGATGAGCCGACTGACTGGCTGCTCATGATGAAGTTCAGTGAACAGAACGCTGTCGGGGGCGAGTCCCGCCTGCTCCATCTGGACGATTGGGAGCAGTTGGGCCAGTTCGTCAATCACCCGCTGGCCTCTTACAAGTTCACGTACAAGTCACCGCCCAGCAAAAATGTGGGGCAGCAAGTCGAGCGGCGTACGTTCTTCAATGTCGACGGCAAGCCGGGCATCTGCTTCATCGATCAATTCGCCAATCCGGAGTCGATCGACCACGCGTACTACCTGCAAAGCCTGTCCGAGTCGATGGAAGCGTCAAAGGGAACGGCTGCGATCCCGCTTCCCGTTGGCGACCTTGTGATGTTGAACAACCTGTTCTGGCTTCATGGCCGGGCGCCTTTCGAAAAGAACCCGGGACTGCACCGCGAGCTGATGCGCATTCGCGGGGAATTCACGCAACTGTGA
- a CDS encoding FadR/GntR family transcriptional regulator, with amino-acid sequence MRKVTESITTGEFRPGDKLPREEELARTFGVAPMTLRTALASLRELGLVVTTRGRFGGSYIAENVGQRLREVAGANTFTQSELRSLTDWRRAISGEACFLAAERGSERDIRRIEEAARRFDAEPTDVPARRMADAHLHTLIAEAAKSPDLLREEVEIQAQMNRLIMPLPLITPVKGTLSFEHRRLVSAIAARDADGARREMIAHVESTFEWCKPLLGC; translated from the coding sequence GTGCGCAAGGTGACCGAAAGCATCACCACCGGTGAGTTTCGGCCAGGCGACAAGTTGCCTCGGGAGGAAGAACTCGCCCGCACGTTCGGGGTGGCACCCATGACGCTTCGCACCGCACTCGCATCACTGCGCGAACTCGGGCTTGTCGTGACAACACGCGGGCGGTTTGGCGGTAGTTACATTGCAGAAAATGTGGGCCAGCGCTTGCGGGAAGTGGCGGGAGCAAACACATTCACGCAGAGTGAACTCCGAAGTCTTACCGACTGGCGCCGCGCAATATCCGGAGAGGCCTGCTTCCTTGCGGCCGAACGCGGCAGCGAGAGAGACATCCGGAGGATTGAAGAGGCGGCTCGACGGTTTGACGCGGAGCCCACCGACGTACCGGCAAGACGCATGGCCGACGCACACCTCCATACCTTGATAGCGGAAGCCGCCAAGTCTCCCGACCTGTTACGCGAGGAGGTAGAAATACAAGCGCAGATGAACCGTCTTATCATGCCGCTGCCCCTCATTACACCGGTGAAAGGAACGCTTTCCTTTGAACATCGGCGATTGGTGTCGGCCATTGCCGCGCGGGACGCTGACGGCGCAAGACGAGAGATGATTGCACACGTTGAATCAACGTTCGAATGGTGCAAACCACTCTTGGGTTGTTGA
- a CDS encoding ABC transporter substrate-binding protein yields MKYKFSNAAATWMLITTATVVTPAIAGSQAQTSSSFGTCEITSAQQDTKLQTIEKDSLTVATILPNPGWWNGMSPDTINGGFEYCLAANIASRAGLHRIRIKNISPAQFFSGMATGYDVAIASTTITEPRKKVFNFSRPYFTSNLGVATKVSGGVTEGNIRNKRIGVLQGNVGSDWVANVLKPQTKVSVYQSQEDMFTALMAGQVDAIVTDTTLALTQAKASNGVVHVPGQFRVDQGYGVITPRGSVNTQPVDTVIGSLASDGTLKKLSATYLQPRFGVDPSQISFWSVR; encoded by the coding sequence ATGAAGTACAAATTTTCGAATGCAGCCGCTACGTGGATGCTTATAACGACTGCAACCGTCGTTACACCGGCGATCGCAGGTAGTCAGGCTCAGACTTCGTCCTCGTTCGGAACCTGCGAGATTACAAGCGCGCAGCAAGATACAAAGCTGCAAACGATCGAGAAAGATTCGCTGACGGTGGCAACCATCTTGCCTAACCCGGGTTGGTGGAACGGGATGTCGCCGGATACCATCAACGGAGGATTCGAGTACTGCCTTGCTGCCAACATCGCATCGCGTGCGGGACTTCACCGTATCAGGATCAAGAACATCAGTCCCGCGCAGTTCTTTTCCGGGATGGCGACCGGGTATGACGTAGCGATTGCGTCGACAACCATTACCGAACCGAGAAAGAAAGTATTCAACTTTTCTCGCCCGTACTTCACTTCCAATCTTGGTGTTGCAACGAAGGTCTCCGGGGGCGTTACCGAAGGCAACATCAGGAACAAGCGTATCGGCGTGCTTCAAGGCAACGTCGGCTCGGATTGGGTCGCAAACGTCCTCAAGCCGCAGACGAAGGTTAGTGTTTACCAATCCCAGGAAGACATGTTCACTGCCCTGATGGCAGGACAGGTCGATGCGATCGTGACCGATACCACGCTCGCGCTGACGCAAGCCAAGGCGTCAAATGGGGTAGTACATGTACCCGGGCAATTTAGAGTGGATCAGGGTTATGGCGTGATCACCCCGCGTGGTTCGGTCAACACGCAGCCCGTCGATACGGTGATCGGTTCACTCGCATCGGACGGTACGCTCAAAAAGCTCTCGGCTACATACCTTCAACCGAGGTTCGGCGTTGACCCATCCCAGATATCTTTCTGGAGCGTACGTTGA
- a CDS encoding porin, with amino-acid sequence MQKSLSVAAATFIFSTVASAQGSVTLYGVLDEGLNFTNNAGGAKAYQMSTADLGVSRFGLKGSEELGGGLHGIFQLDNGFDINNGRLSYGGRLFGYNAYVGLQSDALGSLTLGRQFDSITDVLGPLTANGNWAGTLFSHPLDNDNTDATFHVDNAVKYTSGTYGGFSATAMYGFSNQAGGFALNRAVMAGIKYTYDTLTVGAIYADLSSPGASQTGALTTDDAGFVAGNQKIYGIGANYGIGPATLGLVYTHTSVSRPASSIWVGDLGTSNGSTRFDNVEGNVKYDISPAFSVGGMYTYTRASVSSGGGASSIHWNEGGVMASYSLSKRTVLYAQAVYQKVSGATGTVLDNAFIVGSAGVSSNSHQVVSRVAMMHTF; translated from the coding sequence ATGCAAAAGTCTCTGTCAGTCGCCGCCGCCACGTTCATCTTTTCGACTGTCGCCAGCGCACAAGGTAGCGTTACCCTCTATGGGGTTCTCGACGAAGGCCTGAACTTCACCAACAACGCTGGCGGAGCAAAGGCATACCAGATGTCGACCGCCGACCTCGGCGTCAGCCGGTTCGGGCTGAAAGGCAGCGAAGAACTTGGCGGCGGCCTGCATGGCATCTTTCAACTCGACAACGGCTTCGATATCAACAACGGTCGGCTGTCGTACGGAGGGCGGCTCTTCGGCTACAACGCATACGTGGGTCTGCAATCGGACGCGTTGGGATCGCTGACGCTGGGTCGCCAGTTCGACTCCATTACGGATGTGCTGGGTCCGCTGACGGCCAACGGCAACTGGGCGGGAACGCTTTTCTCTCACCCCCTGGACAATGACAATACGGACGCGACATTTCACGTCGACAACGCCGTCAAGTACACGTCTGGCACTTACGGTGGTTTCTCCGCCACTGCGATGTACGGTTTCAGTAACCAGGCCGGTGGCTTTGCACTGAATCGAGCGGTGATGGCGGGCATCAAATACACGTATGACACGCTGACCGTCGGGGCAATTTATGCAGACCTCTCGTCTCCGGGGGCATCTCAGACCGGTGCCCTTACCACCGACGACGCAGGATTTGTCGCGGGGAACCAAAAGATTTATGGCATCGGCGCAAACTACGGCATTGGGCCTGCGACGCTGGGGCTCGTGTACACGCATACGAGTGTGTCTCGGCCGGCAAGCTCGATATGGGTTGGCGACCTGGGAACGAGCAACGGAAGCACCAGGTTCGACAACGTCGAAGGGAACGTAAAGTACGATATATCGCCTGCCTTTTCCGTCGGCGGGATGTATACCTATACGCGCGCCAGTGTGAGCAGCGGCGGGGGCGCGTCGTCCATTCACTGGAACGAAGGGGGCGTCATGGCCTCCTACTCGCTGTCCAAGCGAACCGTGCTCTATGCACAAGCGGTGTATCAAAAGGTGTCGGGTGCGACCGGCACCGTGCTCGACAACGCATTCATTGTCGGTTCAGCTGGCGTTTCCTCGAACTCGCATCAAGTCGTGTCCCGCGTCGCCATGATGCATACCTTCTGA
- a CDS encoding gamma-glutamyl-gamma-aminobutyrate hydrolase family protein, which translates to MDSELAAPELNLALRTLADHTVSRLASAGLEAGMVDAAHSSRDPADLVSEYDGLVVLGGSDVHPGNYGDDTLHPCSYGINPRADDFEIRLVRAAMNRSMPFLGICRGMQILNVALGGSLLQDVGTQSIHNVSANNTQFITHSVRILPDSKLGLIYRTDQIIVHSAHHQAVHELGENLVVSAVAPDGITEAIEIAGDQWGLGVQWHPEYPGADQAQLELLFSALDRECSNYRSRISG; encoded by the coding sequence ATGGACTCTGAGCTCGCTGCGCCAGAACTGAACTTGGCGCTCCGCACCTTGGCGGACCACACCGTTTCGAGACTGGCCAGCGCTGGCCTCGAGGCAGGCATGGTGGACGCCGCTCATTCTTCAAGAGATCCCGCTGATCTTGTCAGCGAGTATGACGGACTTGTCGTGCTCGGCGGCAGCGACGTTCACCCCGGAAATTATGGTGACGACACCTTGCATCCGTGCTCATATGGGATCAACCCGCGAGCTGATGATTTCGAGATCAGGCTCGTTCGCGCGGCGATGAATCGTTCGATGCCATTCCTGGGCATTTGCCGGGGAATGCAAATTTTGAACGTTGCGCTCGGCGGCTCGCTTCTGCAGGACGTTGGCACGCAGTCCATTCACAATGTATCTGCAAACAACACGCAGTTCATCACGCATAGCGTACGGATTCTGCCTGATAGCAAGCTGGGGCTGATCTACCGCACTGACCAGATCATCGTTCATTCCGCACATCACCAGGCCGTTCATGAGCTCGGAGAAAACCTTGTCGTTTCAGCCGTCGCGCCGGATGGCATCACTGAAGCGATCGAGATTGCGGGCGATCAATGGGGGCTAGGCGTGCAATGGCATCCGGAATACCCCGGTGCCGACCAGGCGCAATTGGAGCTGCTATTTTCCGCTCTGGATCGTGAGTGTTCGAACTATCGCTCGCGAATTTCCGGTTGA
- a CDS encoding LysR substrate-binding domain-containing protein — translation MQKKNARMDLRQLRYFVTVAEQLHFANAAETLDIAPSALSMQILALEKELGVKLLIRTKRSVTLNAAGLLFLQEARQTLAAAENAKRVAMMAGRGQLGALEIGYVISAACAGVVQRLLTSHAERYPQVRTGLHSLDSPAQIQRLHQRDLDACIVRTAAGNREEVDQILLLRERLVVALPQAHRLAEQEAIHAADLADETFTAPQFERDIGFARHLLAIGRDAGFTPRIELQTKDFLTALVHVASAHGVAIVPESIGNIRLPGLVFRQLLDVQDDSELYLVLRRNDQSPLVASLRDIAIRMGGTRVE, via the coding sequence GTGCAAAAGAAGAACGCTCGCATGGACCTACGACAGCTTCGATACTTCGTGACCGTTGCCGAACAACTGCACTTCGCGAATGCTGCGGAAACGCTTGACATCGCTCCGTCTGCGCTGAGCATGCAAATACTCGCGCTTGAAAAGGAGCTCGGCGTAAAGCTGCTGATAAGGACGAAGCGCTCGGTCACCCTGAATGCAGCGGGTCTGTTGTTCCTGCAAGAGGCCAGACAGACGCTCGCTGCAGCCGAGAACGCGAAGCGCGTTGCGATGATGGCCGGGCGTGGACAACTTGGTGCGCTGGAAATCGGATATGTGATTTCCGCGGCATGCGCCGGCGTCGTACAGCGGTTACTGACGAGCCATGCCGAGCGCTATCCGCAGGTGCGAACCGGACTACATTCGCTGGATAGCCCGGCTCAAATTCAACGACTCCATCAACGGGACCTCGATGCGTGCATTGTGCGAACGGCCGCAGGCAACCGCGAAGAAGTCGACCAGATTCTCTTGTTGAGAGAAAGGCTGGTCGTCGCTTTACCGCAAGCCCATCGGCTCGCAGAACAGGAAGCGATACACGCGGCAGATCTCGCCGACGAGACCTTCACGGCGCCTCAATTCGAGCGAGACATCGGCTTTGCCCGTCATCTTCTCGCAATCGGTCGAGACGCCGGTTTTACACCGAGGATTGAGCTCCAGACGAAGGACTTCCTCACAGCTCTCGTGCATGTCGCGTCCGCCCACGGCGTGGCAATCGTGCCGGAGAGTATCGGAAACATCAGGCTTCCTGGCTTGGTGTTTCGCCAATTGCTGGACGTCCAGGACGATTCAGAGTTGTATCTCGTCTTGCGCAGGAATGACCAATCGCCGTTAGTCGCGAGCCTGCGGGACATCGCCATTCGAATGGGTGGGACGCGAGTCGAATAG
- a CDS encoding amino acid ABC transporter ATP-binding protein, translating to MSFIELVDLKKRYGEHEVLRGIDLNIEKHQVVTLIGASGCGKSTLLRCINALETIDTGKVLIGGDVVSGPGVDVNRLRKRVGMVFQSYNLFPHMTVLDNVALGPVKLLGENVGAARERARALLDRVNLSHRAEYYPDQLSGGQQQRVAIMRTIAMRPEAMLLDEITSALDPELVSEVLNIVRDLAADGMTMILATHEMQFAREVSDQVVFLEQGRVLEKGPPSQLFGDPVEARTREFLKKIVDAGRL from the coding sequence ATGTCATTCATCGAACTTGTCGACTTAAAAAAGCGGTATGGCGAACACGAAGTGCTTCGCGGAATCGACCTTAATATCGAGAAGCATCAGGTTGTTACGTTAATCGGCGCATCAGGTTGCGGGAAGTCGACCCTCCTTCGTTGCATCAATGCGCTTGAGACCATCGACACCGGCAAGGTTCTAATCGGCGGCGACGTCGTATCCGGCCCGGGCGTCGACGTCAATCGATTGCGCAAGCGGGTCGGTATGGTATTTCAGTCCTACAATCTCTTTCCCCATATGACCGTGCTGGACAATGTGGCGTTGGGGCCGGTCAAGTTGCTGGGGGAGAATGTCGGAGCGGCACGGGAGCGTGCTCGCGCACTGTTAGACCGAGTGAACTTGTCGCATCGCGCTGAATATTATCCGGATCAGCTCTCAGGTGGTCAGCAACAACGGGTTGCGATTATGCGTACTATCGCGATGCGACCCGAGGCCATGCTTCTGGATGAAATCACTTCCGCGCTCGACCCCGAACTCGTATCCGAAGTGCTTAACATTGTCCGCGACCTGGCAGCGGATGGTATGACCATGATTCTCGCGACGCACGAGATGCAGTTCGCTCGGGAAGTGTCTGACCAGGTTGTTTTCCTTGAACAGGGTCGTGTGCTCGAGAAAGGGCCGCCTTCACAGTTGTTCGGCGATCCCGTAGAGGCGAGAACCAGAGAATTTCTCAAAAAAATCGTCGACGCGGGCAGGCTGTAA
- a CDS encoding porin gives MKIRNRNIAFSIAALMASSLASAQSSVTLYGVVDASLVWRNHATPKGGDMVEMSNGAINHSRFGLLGNEDLGGGTSAIFRLESGFNPQDGSMASKNLIFDRYAYVGLKGRFGSLIAGNINTIFYNTMSNYDPLTVGNFYNTAWWFGTDSGKRPSAMYYEKELGPVRIGLSYGVGGVPGSVAQNSQFGGAIMYAGGSMTAGAVYQQTRAANYGGLQRIFGLGLTYAIGPATLYAGYQNNRDGTGLADTQLNITGAPSGTADVERRDQGFFAGVSYQLSPTVLLRQAYYYDNIHDAQKFAGNDGVRWTLVSEAEYAFSKRTSVYGQVDYNHTSGAANVQLPGARNQTEIAIGLRHWF, from the coding sequence ATGAAAATAAGGAATAGAAACATTGCTTTTTCCATTGCAGCCCTTATGGCAAGTTCGTTGGCCAGCGCGCAGTCGTCCGTCACGCTTTATGGTGTCGTGGACGCCAGCCTTGTATGGAGAAATCACGCCACTCCGAAGGGAGGAGACATGGTCGAAATGAGTAATGGTGCGATTAATCACAGTCGGTTCGGGTTGCTCGGGAACGAAGACCTTGGCGGCGGGACGAGTGCGATCTTTCGACTGGAAAGCGGCTTCAATCCGCAGGATGGTTCCATGGCATCGAAGAATCTCATTTTCGACCGATACGCGTACGTTGGTCTCAAAGGTCGCTTCGGATCGCTAATCGCGGGAAATATCAACACGATCTTCTACAACACCATGAGCAACTATGATCCGCTCACGGTGGGCAACTTCTACAACACGGCTTGGTGGTTTGGCACGGATAGCGGGAAACGGCCAAGCGCCATGTACTACGAGAAGGAGCTTGGACCCGTGCGGATAGGGCTTTCTTACGGTGTTGGCGGAGTGCCGGGAAGCGTCGCCCAAAATTCCCAGTTTGGCGGTGCAATCATGTATGCCGGAGGGAGTATGACAGCCGGCGCCGTGTATCAACAAACCAGGGCCGCCAACTACGGTGGGCTCCAGCGCATCTTCGGCTTGGGCCTAACGTACGCGATCGGTCCGGCAACACTGTATGCGGGATATCAAAATAATCGTGACGGCACGGGCCTTGCCGATACACAGCTGAACATTACCGGCGCACCATCCGGCACCGCGGACGTCGAACGCCGGGATCAGGGCTTTTTCGCTGGCGTATCGTACCAATTGAGCCCAACCGTATTACTCCGTCAAGCGTACTATTACGACAATATTCACGATGCGCAAAAATTCGCGGGCAATGACGGCGTGCGATGGACCCTCGTTTCGGAAGCGGAGTACGCTTTCTCAAAGAGGACCAGTGTGTACGGCCAAGTCGACTACAACCATACGAGCGGAGCGGCTAACGTCCAACTCCCAGGGGCGAGAAACCAAACAGAAATCGCTATTGGCTTGCGCCATTGGTTCTAA
- a CDS encoding amino acid ABC transporter permease: MNIVSETSNAFVGRDTLSPAPKSLPLSIAAIAASLALLLLIATIGGALTVTSAHKGAGNVIGLAISSVGVVAAAVSLWYSVAALRLSLKAQREARRNDILAARASADGAKQDALISFGLNLTYLIVLMFGLFMTINDGSIQKTFLRIDVIKECFLDVLRAFGVNIWMALVSQALVLVLGLVLAVMRMIPGRAGAPVRALAIAYIDIMRAVPAIIVLYLVGFGLPLAKIPLLSDLSPEWYAIFALTMTFSAYAAETYRAGIESIHPSQWSSTRSLGFSYGQTLRYVILPQAVRRVIPPLLGGFIALQKDTSLVNIIGTVDAFNQAKFYASSNFNLSSVTVVAALFVMVTIPQTRFVDWMLARSSTRRQKGK, from the coding sequence ATGAACATCGTGAGTGAAACTTCGAACGCGTTTGTCGGCAGAGACACGTTGAGTCCGGCGCCCAAGAGCCTGCCGCTTTCAATCGCGGCAATCGCGGCATCGTTGGCATTGTTACTGCTGATCGCAACTATCGGCGGCGCCCTCACGGTGACCTCTGCACACAAAGGGGCCGGCAACGTTATCGGACTTGCAATCAGCTCGGTCGGCGTAGTTGCTGCCGCTGTGTCCCTCTGGTATAGCGTCGCTGCGTTGCGCTTGTCTCTCAAGGCTCAACGCGAGGCGCGCCGTAACGATATCCTGGCAGCCCGTGCAAGCGCCGACGGCGCGAAGCAGGATGCACTTATTTCGTTTGGCCTGAACCTGACATATTTGATCGTTCTTATGTTCGGTTTGTTCATGACAATCAATGACGGCAGCATTCAGAAAACGTTTCTACGCATTGATGTCATCAAGGAATGCTTCCTCGATGTGTTGAGAGCCTTCGGTGTCAACATATGGATGGCCCTCGTTTCGCAGGCGCTGGTGCTCGTATTAGGACTTGTGCTCGCTGTGATGCGGATGATTCCAGGTCGGGCCGGAGCACCGGTTAGGGCGTTGGCGATTGCATATATCGACATTATGCGGGCAGTTCCGGCCATCATTGTCCTCTACCTGGTTGGCTTTGGTCTTCCGTTGGCGAAGATCCCGCTTCTAAGTGACTTGTCGCCGGAATGGTATGCGATCTTTGCCTTAACGATGACATTCAGTGCATATGCTGCGGAGACATATAGAGCCGGCATTGAGTCCATCCATCCTTCACAGTGGTCTTCGACGCGTTCGCTCGGGTTCTCGTACGGCCAAACGTTGAGGTACGTGATTCTTCCTCAAGCAGTGCGACGTGTCATTCCGCCGCTGCTTGGCGGATTCATCGCACTGCAAAAGGACACCTCTCTGGTCAACATCATTGGAACCGTCGATGCATTCAATCAAGCGAAATTTTATGCGTCGAGCAACTTCAATCTGTCGTCGGTCACCGTGGTGGCTGCATTGTTTGTAATGGTCACGATACCTCAAACTCGCTTCGTCGACTGGATGCTTGCGCGAAGCTCAACTCGTCGCCAGAAGGGTAAATAA
- the lhgO gene encoding L-2-hydroxyglutarate oxidase, whose translation MKRLYDFAIVGGGIVGLSTGMALTKRFPGKKIIVIEKESALAEHQTGHNSGVIHSGIYYKPGSFKAKFARAGSESMVRFCEEHAIEHEICGKVIVATKPEELPLLENLYKRGLENGLAIEKIGPDRLKEIEPHVAGLQAIRVPAAGIVNYKQVCQMYGRIITLGGGEISLGERVLAIRKNASNVEIETRQGVVQTKFVINCAGLHSDRVARMDNVADDLKIVPFRGEYYEIRPERRHLVKHLIYPVPNPNFPFLGVHYTRMIGGHVEAGPNAVLAFKREGYRKRDFSLRDLGEVLMYPGFWKLSSRYWREGLEEMQRSVSKAAFVKSLQQLIPEIHERDLVAAPAGVRAQALKADGSLVDDFHLIPGDRSIHVCNAPSPAATASIEIGEHIARAIGLAG comes from the coding sequence ATGAAGCGGCTATATGACTTTGCCATTGTCGGCGGAGGTATCGTTGGACTTTCGACCGGGATGGCGCTCACAAAGCGGTTCCCCGGCAAGAAGATTATCGTCATCGAAAAAGAGAGCGCCCTCGCTGAACACCAGACTGGTCACAACAGCGGTGTAATCCACTCAGGTATCTACTACAAACCAGGGAGCTTCAAGGCGAAGTTCGCGCGCGCCGGTAGCGAGTCGATGGTCCGCTTCTGCGAGGAGCATGCGATTGAACACGAAATCTGCGGGAAAGTGATTGTTGCTACCAAGCCGGAGGAACTTCCGCTGCTTGAGAATCTGTACAAACGCGGGCTCGAGAACGGCCTTGCCATCGAAAAGATCGGGCCGGACCGGTTGAAAGAGATCGAACCCCACGTCGCGGGCTTGCAAGCGATTCGAGTACCTGCCGCCGGCATCGTGAACTACAAACAGGTTTGCCAGATGTACGGCCGAATCATCACCCTGGGCGGAGGCGAAATCAGCCTGGGTGAGCGGGTCCTGGCGATTCGCAAGAACGCATCGAACGTCGAGATTGAAACACGTCAAGGGGTTGTCCAGACGAAGTTCGTCATCAACTGTGCCGGCCTTCACTCGGATCGCGTCGCGAGGATGGACAACGTCGCCGACGACTTGAAGATCGTGCCGTTTCGGGGCGAGTATTACGAGATTCGACCCGAACGCCGACATCTCGTGAAGCACCTCATCTACCCGGTGCCGAACCCGAATTTTCCGTTTCTCGGGGTTCACTACACCCGGATGATCGGTGGTCACGTTGAAGCGGGGCCCAATGCGGTGCTGGCCTTCAAGCGCGAGGGTTACCGCAAGCGGGACTTCAGCCTTCGAGACCTTGGCGAAGTCTTGATGTACCCGGGCTTCTGGAAGCTGTCGTCGAGGTACTGGCGGGAAGGACTCGAGGAAATGCAGCGCTCAGTGAGCAAGGCGGCTTTCGTCAAGAGCCTGCAGCAACTTATTCCCGAGATTCACGAAAGAGACCTCGTGGCTGCGCCTGCCGGCGTCCGCGCACAAGCGCTGAAGGCTGACGGCAGTCTCGTGGACGACTTTCATCTCATTCCGGGCGACCGATCCATTCATGTTTGCAACGCTCCGTCTCCCGCGGCAACGGCGTCGATCGAGATTGGAGAACATATCGCCCGCGCTATCGGCCTTGCCGGTTGA
- a CDS encoding GntR family transcriptional regulator — protein sequence MNRPHFAEIARDLTEGIASGRFPVGSYLPTELELRDLYKTSRHTIRAALHELQQLGFVSRRKNAGTRVESVQPKNDFRPSLASIEDLVQFGSENLRVVQTVEELVADGKLAKVLKSDEGARWLRISSLRVERDTSRPPIGWTDVYIDPSYAEIVETIRNEPDTLISSLIEARYGRCVAEIEQNVQAVNVSPEMAARLQIPAGTAALEIVRRYIDSMGVAFEISISIHPAERFSVSMRLKRSES from the coding sequence CTGAAGGCATCGCGTCGGGCCGCTTTCCCGTCGGCTCGTACTTGCCGACCGAGCTCGAATTGCGCGATCTGTACAAGACGAGCCGGCACACGATTCGCGCGGCGCTGCACGAGCTGCAGCAACTCGGCTTCGTGTCGCGCCGCAAGAACGCGGGGACGCGTGTCGAATCGGTGCAACCGAAAAACGACTTCCGGCCGTCTCTTGCTTCGATCGAGGATCTCGTCCAGTTCGGTTCCGAGAATCTGCGCGTGGTGCAGACGGTCGAGGAGCTTGTCGCTGACGGCAAGCTCGCGAAGGTCCTGAAGAGCGACGAAGGTGCGCGCTGGCTGCGCATTTCGAGCCTGCGTGTCGAACGCGATACCTCGCGTCCGCCGATTGGCTGGACGGACGTTTATATTGATCCGAGCTATGCGGAAATCGTGGAGACGATCCGCAACGAGCCTGACACGCTGATCAGTTCATTGATCGAGGCCCGTTACGGACGATGCGTTGCCGAAATCGAGCAAAACGTACAAGCGGTGAACGTCTCGCCGGAGATGGCTGCGAGACTGCAGATCCCGGCGGGAACGGCCGCGCTTGAAATCGTGCGGCGCTATATCGATTCGATGGGCGTTGCGTTCGAAATCTCGATCAGCATTCACCCGGCCGAACGATTTTCCGTTTCCATGAGGCTGAAACGGTCCGAGAGTTGA